A stretch of the Vidua chalybeata isolate OUT-0048 chromosome W unlocalized genomic scaffold, bVidCha1 merged haplotype SUPER_W_unloc_5, whole genome shotgun sequence genome encodes the following:
- the LOC128782974 gene encoding olfactory receptor 14J1-like: MSNSSSISHFLLLALAETRQLQLLHFCLLLGISLAALLGNGLIISAVACGHHLHTPMFFFLLNLALSDLGSICTTVPKAMHNSLWDTSTISYTGCAAQVFFFLFCTATEFYLLTIMCYDRYVSICKPLHYGTLLGSRACAHMAAAAWASAFLNALMHTANTFSLPLCHGNALGQFFCDIPQILKLSCSKSYLREFGSLPLVPVYHLVVLCSLFSPMCRSSGLC; the protein is encoded by the coding sequence atgtccaacagcagctccatcagccacttcctcctgctggcactggcagagacgcggcagctgcagctcctgcacttctgcctcttgctgggcatctccctggctgccctcctgggcaacgGCCTCATCATCAGCGCCGTAGCCTGcggccaccacctgcacacgcccatgttcttcttcctgctcaacctggccctcagcgacctgggctccatctgcaccactgtccccaaagccatgcacaattccctctgggacaccagcaccatctcctacACTGGATGTGCTgcacaggttttcttttttcttttctgcactGCAACAGAGTTTTATCTCCTGACCATCATGTGCTACGACCGCTACGTGTCCAtctgcaaacccctgcactacgggaccctcctgggcagcagagcttgtgcccacatggcagcagctgcctgggccagtgccTTTCTCAATGCTCTCATGCACACGGCcaatacattttccctgcccctgtgccatggcaatGCCCTGGGCCAGTTCTTCTGTGATATCCCACAGATCCTCAAgctctcctgctccaaatcctATCTCAGGGAATTTGGCTCATTGCCGTTAGTGCCTGTTTATCATCTGGttgttttgtgttcattgttttctcctatgtgcagatcttcagggctgtgctga